From Vitis vinifera cultivar Pinot Noir 40024 chromosome 5, ASM3070453v1, the proteins below share one genomic window:
- the LOC100266214 gene encoding uncharacterized protein LOC100266214: MAGKMYGNLLSCMWMCFLVVVPLASSSREVLSSKECENLGFSGLALCSDCNTLAEYVKDQELVSDCLKCCTEDSDDSMSKITYSGAILEVCMRKLVFYPEVVGFIEEEKDKFPSVKVQYLFNSPPKLIMLDDDGQHKETIRIDNWKREHILQFLREKVKPASSAI, from the exons ATGGCGGGGAAGATGTACGGAAATTTGTTGTCGTGTATGTGGATGTGTTTTCTGGTAGTGGTACCATTGGCGTCATCATCAAGAGAAGTTTTGAGTTCCAAGGAATGCGAGAATCTGGGGTTTTCTGGTCTCGCTCTCTGCTCCGACTGCAATACCTTGGCCGAGTATGTCAAAGACCAAG AGTTAGTATCTGATTGTTTGAAGTGTTGCACAGAGGATTCTGATGATTCCATGAGCAAG ATTACCTATTCCGGTGCAATACTGGAGGTGTGCATGAGGAAACTGGTTTTCTATCCCGAAGTTGTTGGTTTTATTGAAGAAGAGAAGGATAAATTCCCTTCTGTCAAAGTCCAGTACCTATTCAATTCTCCCCCAAAATTGATCATGTTGGATGATGATGGCCAACACAAGGAAACCATAAG GATTGACAATTGGAAACGTGAACATATACTGCAATTCCTGAGAGAGAAGGTCAAGCCTGCTTCATCAGCAATCTAA